The Dehalococcoidia bacterium nucleotide sequence CGGCGATGACGGGTACGTCAATGTCCCGCGCCAGGGCCTTCAGCGAGCGGGATACTTCGCTCACCTCCTGCACACGGTTGTCGGTGAAAGACGACCCGCGCATCAACTGAAGGTAGTCCACGATAACGAGGCCCAACGGATGCTCCAGGTGCAGCCGACGTGCTTTGCTCCGCATCTCGGCCACGCTGAGGAGTGGGGAGTCGTCTATCCAGATGCCCAACTCCGAGAGGAAGCCCATGGCGTCTGTCACACGGTTCCGCTCTTCGTCCGTGATCCGGGCCAGGCGCAGCCGGTGCATGTCCACCCGCGCCTCGGCGGAGATGAGGCGCTGGACCACCTGCTCCTTGCCCATCTCCAGGCTGAACATAGCGACCCGGACATGATTGTGGTTGGCGGCGTTCCGCGCGATGTTCAGGGCGAGGCTCGACTTGCCCAGTCCGGGCCGCGCCGCCAGGATGACGAGGTCGGAGCGCTGGAGTCCCCCCAGCAGCCTGTCCAGGTCAATGAAGCCCGTGGGGACGGAGCGCTGCTGCTCATCCTTGGCGTCCGGCGGGACGGCGACTTCGCTCAGATACTGGTCAATGACGTCCTTGATGTGCGTGAAGTCCCGCGTGCTCTGGCCCAGCCGCAGCTTGTAGAGGATGTCCTCCGCTCTGGAGAGGGCGGAGTCCACGTCCGGGGTGTCCTGGTAGCCAATGTCAGCGATCTGCCCCGCCGCGCGAATTAACTCGCGCAGCATGGCCGTCCGGTACACAATCCGGCCA carries:
- the dnaB gene encoding replicative DNA helicase translates to MYTEKIPPQDVDAEEAVLGSLLIDGGAISKVAPFLKPTHFAHERNNWCYQACLSLSDRSEAIDQVTVARELERIGHMEGVGGRTYLAHLAAVVPTSVHVVHYGRIVYRTAMLRELIRAAGQIADIGYQDTPDVDSALSRAEDILYKLRLGQSTRDFTHIKDVIDQYLSEVAVPPDAKDEQQRSVPTGFIDLDRLLGGLQRSDLVILAARPGLGKSSLALNIARNAANHNHVRVAMFSLEMGKEQVVQRLISAEARVDMHRLRLARITDEERNRVTDAMGFLSELGIWIDDSPLLSVAEMRSKARRLHLEHPLGLVIVDYLQLMRGSSFTDNRVQEVSEVSRSLKALARDIDVPVIAVSQLSRAVESRTDHTPQLADLRESGSIEQDADVVMFIYRPDLYVTEEAWAGRHQNEPYPRGIADIIVAKHRHGPTNRVQLYFREKLTRFENLASARTTPT